Genomic DNA from Nyctibius grandis isolate bNycGra1 chromosome Z, bNycGra1.pri, whole genome shotgun sequence:
ATGTCACCTGTGTGATAATGGTGAGATAGCCTTCCAAAATCTGTAGCTCTTGGATTACGTGATATATTGCATAAGTGGTTTTCATTCTATATTTTACTTCAGCTGAGCTCTTCAACTCTTTCTAGACTACAACAGCAGATCGGCTGCTTGAATTCTTTGAGCTAGTTGGAGAAGCCAAATTTGTGCGAATGGCAGGTGATGAGACGCAACCAACAGGATTTGCTTTTGTGGAGTTTGCAGACCAAAATTGTGTACCTCGAGCTCTTGCCTTTAATGGAGTGATGTTTGGAGAGAGGCCACTAAAGTAAGGAATGAAATTTCCGTATTGAATGAGAGATTTCTTGTACCCTAATGCATTTATGACTGAGATGTGCAGGAAACTGCTgtgcttaatattttttcaatataagGACCTGTTGTTAGCAAACTGGAACATTTTTGTAAACTCCAGTTTCAAGGTTGGGCATAACTTTCTCTGAGAAGAATGTGGATGGCATTGAGTAAAATATGTTTCTATTTAATCCTGAGGTAGTGGCTGCTCTAATAGTGCAAGAGTGTGCAAAGTCCTTAGTACTAATTAAGCtttctgtatgtgtatgtaATTAGTAGGTCTTAATGTAGAGATTTGATCTGAACTGGAGAAAGAGATTCCTACTTCTACTAGAAAGTATTTGAACACAGAAATACTgtgctgcatttatttaaaagtggTAAGATTTGAAAGCaacaaaagatatttcagaTACTTAGAACAGGTGAGCGTTAGGAGAAATCTGTAGTTTTGCTGAACTTTGAAGTTTTTAGTTGTAGCTGGAAGTTGaggtgttttcctttcttagttgtttttcattttcccttttcaagtGCTGGAGctaaaggttttatttttccttaatttagAATAAATCACTCCAATAATGCAATAGTGAAGCCTCCTGAAATGACATTGCAAGCTGCTGCCAAGGAACTGGAAGAAGTGATGAAGAAGAGAGTAAGGGAAGCCCAGTCCTTCATATCTGCTGCTGTTGAGCCAGGTAGGTATATTATGTTTATTACCTAACAGATACGTTCTGTGCGTACCTTGGCACATGCTTTTAAGAGCATTTTCAAACACAGGAAGAGGATACTCAAAGGTGGACAATACGtgttggaaaaagaagaaaataatcaaaattgCATTTGTGCAACAAAGCAGTGGGATGAAGCTTTCTATTTCATCGTGTCTTATTTTCAGATACACGCTCActgaatgttttgaaaaatacaaagttaatACTAAATTAGTACTTAATGTTGGTGCTTTTTAAGTTCAAAGTACTGacacttttgaaagaaaatgctttatgtCTTGTTTTGTTGTGCTCTAGCACCCATTAATGCCATAGTTTCGCGGTCAGGGGGAGCTAGGATGGTTCTGAAAGCAGTAATATTATGCTTTCTTTATCTGCAGCAGGTTAATTTTGTCCCTGTGCTATGCTCTTTTTCATGCTGGCTCAAGACTGTGTGCATCTTCATAGCAAATGGGATCAGAGAATGAATCTGGCATAAAGCAATATATTGtaagggactttttttttcatccaggtTGGTTCGTGGATCCCTGCTAACACCGATATGCCAGGTCAAGGAGGAAGGCGTTAGTGTGTTGAGAGGTTGGACAGGTATTTCGGTGCTGGCTTAAACTGATTGCGAAACCACAGcataaaaaaattctcagcTTGTTAAACGTGCAATTGAgatccttctccttcttttcaTCAGTGAGATTTTGTCATTCTTTTTCCTAACCAACCCAGACATTGTCCTACATAGGTTAGATAGTGCGGAGTCTTGAGGGGTTTTTCTGGGGGAGTGGCTgagtattttctgttgttttttagGGCTGGAAGAAAATAGCTCTAACATTTCCTCAATGTTAAGCAGCAGAATGACAGTCTTTTAGAATCTGAACCAAAGTTGGTGAGGTCACTGTGAAGATTTCTGCTGACTTCCCCGCCTTTGGATCAAACTTTTCACCCTTTTCTCTTTGTCCCTTCCTCCTGCAAAACAGTGTTTGAGGAATAAACCTTCAGTATTTGTACAGTGGttgaaatatcacagaatcacagaatcacagaatgttagggattggaagggacctcgaaagatcatctagtccaatccccctgccggggcaggattgcctagaccatatcacacaggaatatATCTAACATTAACACAGGAAAATATCTAACAGTATAGAAAGTACtaattattatttacattttatgcttgttttcaaaattatgcCCTCTAAATTTACTCTATTCTTCtcaggttatttaaaaaaaataaagtaattctgTTAAATAATAGACCAAGAGGAGAATATGTTGCGATCTTGTGCGTTGTGGCAGCAACATAAATCCCATTCCTAGTAGAGCTAGCTGTTTATAGTTACCTGGTTTGTGTGTACTGCTGCAGGATGGCTGCACTCAATGAGTATGTGCCATGACTTTCTTGGATGTTTCTGAAGGATATTGGCAAAGAAGGAAGGTGTGCATAGAGTAGGCCCCTTGCACTATATGTGGTACATTCCGCTTGTGCCAGATTGTTAGCTGGCATCTGTAAATGTTCTGAGCTTACActgcaaagtgtttttttcctctcagagtCTGGAAagagcagtgaaagaaaagacGGTCGATCTTGTTCCCATTCTCGTTCAGAATCCAGGTCTGGCTCAAACTTCCAATGTAGAAGGAAAAGATCACACTCAAAACACAGGTAggtatggtttttattttggacTAAGAGAtagcagtggggttttttgagtggtggtggtggttacTGAGATTTCTCACTGAGTTCGAAGACGAGTATCCCTGTAGAGAAGATTACTGATTGCACTGAGCAGGTCAGAGTAACCAGGAACTTTGTCTCTGAACAGGTACTTTTTCCCTCTAAATGCTCAATGTTTTCAGgatttctttcagttaaaaCCCACTAGAAGACACTTTTTGTGCCATGTAGCGTAACCATTTCTATGGTTGCATGGTATGTTTTATGCCATGTAGCATAATATCACTTTGtgagctgtattttaaaaagaaatagctaCCTGTTTTTTGTGGTCGAACATGTAGTTTACTGTTAACGCCCTGAGCAGATGGGCTCGCTGGTTTTGCTACTGGAAAGCTCCTGATACCCTGAACTTCTAAACATGGAGTTAACAAATGCAGTATTCTTATTTACTGTACTGTAAATGTAAGGgtctggtttttaaaaaaagaagaaaaaggctttAGGGCGGTTTTTCATTCTTCAGATTAGGTTTGCTTTACTAAATGTGCTCAGTTCTGAAACAGGCTTTGGAATAtgggaggaaataaaattactagGTCACCCTTAAAGTATATGCATTGAGATTTTTTCCAAGAATGAGACAGTCTTGCTCTGTGAGACTTAGAGACGCTTCCTGAAATGGTTCAGATTCTTTCAATGTCACTAATGTCTTCTGAGCATTTACATAATCAATGTAAAGATGTTTGACTATGTTAAgtatcaagaagaaaaaaagaaattcagaatgtATTTGATAGCTTACACTTTAAAAAGGCGAGTGTTGTCAgtgttgcagcagcagctctgttgcATCCTTTCATGCATCATCTTTTAACAAGGCAACTAGAATTCTCTTAGTTACAGAAACACTGGCCAGAGGCAGTTATCGTCAGTTATGCTGTCAAACAAATATGATACCAGTGCAGGCTTCAGTTTTGCAATAGTGTGGCACCACCGTACAAGTTATCTAATGACACACAAATATTAGGCATCTTTTGTAATGCAAGAAGAATCATTTGGTCACGCCCTTACTGcttgcttctctgctgtttctttaaCTCAGGACATAACTGAAAAAAcagtctttgttttgtataaCGCTGCAGTAATCTCAGTACTATTTTGTATTGACACAAACCAAATTGATTTTTAGAAGAtaaacttgcctttttttccttgtggaaaAGCTGTGCTTTAAACAACCGTTGATGgttatattttgttgtttggttttttttttgacgaTTTACCACTGCTCCTGTCAGATCTGAGAACATGCTGAAAAAAGGCCAGTCTGATCTGTTGAGGGAACTATCCTTATGACTTCCCTGTTTTACTGTTTGATAAAACACTTAAATCGTTTTCATCTCTGTGATAGAAAATTTATTCAAGGTCTTATTTTGACTCAGTTGTAATTAATTTGCCCTGTAGCTGGTTTGTATTTCTGCACTGATGGGCAGAACACAGCTGTAGGTAAAAaacctctgcctctcctcttgGTATATGTTACTCGGTGTGTCTTGAGCTGCAGAAGACAGGTGGAGCTGGTATTTTTTGTACCTCTCTGTTCTTCAGGATGTGTTTTTTTGCAACTTAATGTTCaaatccaccttttttttttttctttcctaggaaTTATGATCTTCCAAAAATAGGGAATATGTTGGGAAGAAAAGAATAGAGTAGTTTTTAagtcttattttcttcatcaaatCTGCAGCTATGCTATATATGTTTATCAGAAGACTTTAATTGGATTTTTGTGAGAGTATCTGCACATTATTTGCATTCCTTATTTATCACGCAGTAAATACTCATTCCTTTCCTTGAGAATTCTTATAATTGAAATCCTTGCTAACGAATCCTTTCAACTGAAAAGCTTAGTTGACTAAATGCTGAGCCACCAAaagtggttggtttttttgttttgttttggtttttttatgtttatttcaaTTGTAAGGCtggagaacaaagcaaaaagagagCAGTTAAAGCCATCTTTCCTCAGTGACCAAGACTGCAATAAGTGACTGGGCctggaagagaaacagaatgtAACTATTTTACAAGCTGCTAGAAGTTGTCTATACTAGATTTTATGCATTGTAATTTACTAAGGACAGCTATCCTAATATGATACAAATTTCTATTTTCCAAAGCGTTCATGGAGGTTATGACGAAACGTGGGTATGACTTAAATGGTGCATTGTTTCAAAGGAGGACATGAGCACCTGGTGAAGCCTAAAGTATTCATATTTGCAAAAATGTTGATAGGCAGTATATTACTGAGGTGTAACACTATACAATTTTATGTAGTGAGGCAggattcctgttttttttcctttgttggtTGACCTAATTTTTATGAAGTTTCAAgattaaagtgtttttcttctggcatTGTTCATATAGAAGTAGATCTAGCAGCGGATCCCTCTCAAGACACAAGGACAGACGCAGATCCAGAAGTCCCCTGAAAAAACGGTCTAGATGTAGGGAAAGGCGGAGATGGAGAAGTCGCTCTCGTTCTCGGTGAGTTCTGTTCCGAAGAAATTACACTGTTGTTCTTAGCCCACAGTACAGAGTTTTTGAAAAAATCTTAACAAACCTTTTAGGTGTTGGTAAAGGGTGGAATGTCTAAATGCTTCAGCCTGTGCCTAGGCTTTGTTCGTgagaaaaaagaatagaaagtaatttttaatggtGAGTGTAGTGGTttgggctgggatagagttaattttcttcatagtggCTCATATGGTGGCTACAGGGGTTAAACCACCACACTGAGGCACCTAAGCTTTGATAGTCTAGGCTACATTTACACAAACATGCAAGCTGACTGAAAATAGAGATCTTCAATTGCCAGACTTTAACCAGTAGATGAGGAATGTTCTGTGTAGGCTGTGCCAGCTACAAAAAAGTGGATGATGCTTGTTTGATCTTTATCTGTTGAGAAGTTTGGATTCAGGCTGAGCTTGATCCCGCATTCCGAGATCATGTGTACAGTTTTTGTGCCTAAGCTTCTGTTTTCGCCTTTGGCTGTCTCAGATTGGCCATACACTGCTGTGGGTGCAAACGCGTGTGTCTGTTATATGGCATATTTGCATTTAAGGATCTAATACATCTATATTTTACCTAGTCTATTACTTTTTAAGTCTGATTGTCTGATTATTGAAGTGTGAAATTCCAACAAGATAATAACACAGTATTCTGAGGGATGAAGTAGTgaatattcagaaaacaaaagtgcCTATGAAAGTAGCTTCATGACTAGAAGTCttggtatttttctgtctctttatgTCTCTAATTCCCCTGACTGATTTAAAGGGAGCTTCATACTGAGGTTGTGCAGTTGCCTCTTGTTTTTTGAGGGGAGAATTTTTGTGGCAAAGAGGACTGCAGATCTGTGGACCTCAGTGGAAACAGTAATAGGCTACATAGGTAGCTGGGCTTTATTGATTGATCCTTTTGATtctctgttgctgttgtttGGAGCTTCTTGAGATATCTGCTCACTGGAAGGGGCAAGTCCAATGAAATCTCTGTGATAAATTCACTGGAAGGCCCTTTTtgggtcacagaatcataagactgtcctgagttggaagggacctacaaagatcatcgagtccaactcctgtcccagcataggacaagcccagaattcacaccatgtgtctgagggcattgtccaaaggcttcttgaatgctgtcaggcttggtgccatgactgcttccctggggagcctgttgcAGTGCTCCACTCcgctctgggtgaagaaccttttcctaatacccaacctaaacctcccctggcatatcttcctgccattccctcgagttctgtcactggtcgccagggtgaagaggtcaacgcCTGCTCCTCCACTTgcccttgtgaggaagttgtagaccgcaatgaggtctcccctcagtcttctcttctccaagctgaacagacctagtgacttcagccgctccttgtacggcttcccctctaaaaccttcaccatctttgtggctctattctggacactctctagtatcctcatatcctttttatagtGTGGCaaccaaaactgcacacagtactccaggtgaggccgcaccagtgcagagtagagcgggacaatcccctccctcgaccggctagcaatactatgcttggtgcaccccaggacacggttggccctcttggctgccagggcacactgttggccCATGTTTAACTTGCCgtcgaccagaacccccagatccctctccacggggctgctctccagcctctcgttccccagtctgtataCATCTGGGGTTGCCAcgtcccaggtgcaaaatctggCACTTTTCGTTGTTCAGCTTCATGCGGTTGGTGctcgcccacctttctaatttatccaggtctctctgcagggcctcccTGCCCTcgggagtgtcaacagctcctcccaatttcGTGTCGTCAGTGAACTtggatagtagtccttcaagtcctgcgtCCATATCATTAACGAAGgtattgaagagcactggccccaagatggattcctgaggaaccccactagtgaccggTTGCCAGCCCGATGTAACCCCgtttactataactctttgagccctacccATCAGCCGGttgttcacccattgcattcTGTGTTTATCTGGgtgtatgctggacattttgcccaggaggatactgtgagagacagtatcaagagctttactgaaatccaaaaagattacatcgactggcttcccttggtcaactaggtGGGTAAGCTTGTcgtagaaagaaatcaaatttgtcagtcaggactttcccctcatgaacccgtgctggctgggaccaatgactgcattggctttgagatgtgtttcaatAAGGCCCAggataattttctccataattttgccaggcaccgaggtgagaGTAACAGATGTGTGGTTACGGGGGTCATCCCTGTTGCCGCTCTTGAAGATTGGGACAACGTTTGCCGACTTCCAGTCAACTGAGACCTCTTCAGATTCCCAAGAGCgttgaaaaatcattgagagGTCTCGCtatgacatcagccagctctttAAGTACCCTTGGATGAATCCTGTCGGGCCCCATTGACTTGTAGGgatgcagctggagcagcaagtcCCACACAAGTTTGAGGCTGATTGTGAGTGTGTCATTCTCACAGTCGTGGGTCTCAGGCAgagggctctgggggtccctgCGCCCATCATCGGTGTTGAAAACCGAGGCGAAGAAAGCATTAAACGTCTCCGCTTTACCTGTGTCCCCGTATGGGAGGTGACCCTGCTTGTCAAGTAACAGGCCAATGTTTTTTTTAGCCTGCCTTTTGCTAcgaatatattttaaaaagccctttttattgtccttcacaGTCCTGGCCAGCTTCAACTCTAATAGAGCTTTGGCTACACGAATTCCCTCCGTACAGCGGcgaacagcatctctgtaatcctcccatgtcgcctgaccctgcttccagcagttgtagactctctttttttgccttagttCGAGAAGAAGATCCCGGCTTACCCAGGCCAGCCTTCTGCCTCGTCTGCTTGACTTTTGACATTTTGGAATTGCTTGTTCCTGTGCTCGTAGGAGGTGGCACTTAAAAAGTGACCAGCGCTGACAGACCCTGGccccttcaaaagctttttcgCAGGGAACCTTAATAAGtagttccctgagcagcctgaagtctgctctcctcctATCCAGAGTAAAGGTCTTGCTGGCAGCCTTCCTCCTGTtaccataaattttaaacttgacGGCTTCGTGGTCGCTATGGCCAAGGCAGCCACCAGTTACCACTTCACCCACAAGCCCCTCTCTGTTAAGAAGCAGCAGATTGAGGAAGGCCCCTTTCCTGGTTGGTTCCCTTAGCACCTAAACCGTTCTCCAGATGGTTTAGAAATCTTCTGAACTTGTTTGTACCAGCTCTGTGGTATTCCCAGTtaacatctggcaagttgaagtcccccGTAAGGACAAGGGCAGATGACTTAGATGCATCCCTTAGTTCCTTAAAGAATAACTCTTCTGCGTCatcatcctggctgggtggccTATAGTACACTCCCACAACAACATCGGCTTTATTCGTCTGTCCTTTAGTCCTTCCCCAGAGGCTCTCAACTGTGCCATCGCCGACTGTAAGCTCCATACATTCCAGCCCCTCCACTCCATACAGTgtcaccccccccgccccgcctgcCCTTCCTGTCCCTCCTGAAGAGCCTGTAACCATCCATCATGGCACACCAGTCACAGGACTCATCCCACCAGGTTTTGCGTATGCCAATAAAATCGTATCCCTGGGACTGGGCCGAtgcttccagctcctcttgCTTGTTCCTCGTAGCGCATGTGCGCATTTGTGTAGAAACACTTCAAATGCGGTTCATTGTGCCCGTCACCTCGTGGAGCGGTTTGAAGAATTTCACTAGCACTCAGCTCTTTGAACTGTGTCGTGCCATTGCGTGTCTTGTCACTGACTGGCCTGGTGttgcccctttcccccttccaaTCTAGTGTAAAGCCCTGTTGATCAGCCCTGCTAGCTCCTGAGCAAATACCCATTTCCCTTTCTGGGAAAGGTGCATCCCATCGGAAGTCTGTAGACCTGGCGACGAATAGACCATGCCGTGATCGAAAACCCCAGAGTTCCGCCAGTGACACCAACCTCGGAGCCGCGTGTTGGTCAACTGGGTCTGCCTAATCTGTTCAATATTCTTTCCTCCTACTGGAAGGGTCGGAGAAAACCCTGCCTGAGCACCCGATCCTTCAATCACCCTCCCCAAAgctctgaagtctcttttgattGCCTTAGGGCTTGTCTTTATTACCTCCTCAGTGCTGACATGGAGAACCAGTAGCAGGTAATAGTGCGAGGACTTCACCAGCCGAGGGCGTTTTCTGGTGCCATCTCGtacccaggccccagggaggcagcagaatTCCCTGTGGGTTGGTGCGGTCGGCATGtggggccctctgttcccctcagaagcgagtcactgtcacggtttaaggctgggccagctattaaacctgtggcagacactctctgttaacgccccccccgcctcccgaagggaaaggaaaagggcaagggaaaagggagagagacttatgggttggaaagttaaaacagttttaataaactataataatgaaaaagagtataataataatatgggaataatcaaatatatacaaatatatat
This window encodes:
- the LOC137676244 gene encoding splicing regulatory glutamine/lysine-rich protein 1-like, translated to MQRCRLGEEWLESGLVEKELGVGVSLGTLGAIAAAALDPNITALGEMPQPPVMGNADPSKIDEIRRTVYVGNLNSQTTTADRLLEFFELVGEAKFVRMAGDETQPTGFAFVEFADQNCVPRALAFNGVMFGERPLKINHSNNAIVKPPEMTLQAAAKELEEVMKKRVREAQSFISAAVEPESGKSSERKDGRSCSHSRSESRSGSNFQCRRKRSHSKHRSRSSSGSLSRHKDRRRSRSPLKKRSRCRERRRWRSRSRSR